A window of Hymenobacter aerilatus contains these coding sequences:
- a CDS encoding M1 family metallopeptidase, with protein MRPFLSVLIIAALGLSGSASAQLLQPKPSAFTRADSLRGNIDSPLRTCYDLNYYHLDVRVDPAKRFLSGSNLFRFTATRDFTRLQFDLFANLAVEKVEYKGKVVPFTREANAVFVTFPQPIKQGSREEFTVYYSGQPTVAEHAPWDGGLVYAQDAAGKPWVASACQGVGASIWWPTKDQQADEVDSMLISVTVPKGLKDISNGRLRKVTTLKDGATRFDWAVRNPINNYDVALNVGDFQHFGDTYQGEKGKLTLDYWVLPENLTKAKKQFAANVKPMLKSMESWFGPYPFYEDGYKLVDAPHLGMEHQSAVAYGNKYLNGYLGQDRSGTGWGSKWDFIIIHESGHEWFGNNITTKDIADMWVHESFTTYSESLFVESLFGKQAGQEYLHGQRRNIQNDKPIIGPYGVNTEGSSDMYDKGANMLNMLRTILNDDAKWRQLLRGLGQTFYHQTVTTPQIVSYFNQQMGRDLTPVFDQYLRHATLPVLELRMTENQLLARWIADAPDFTMPVRIRTKGSEYQFITPTTRMQPVALPGATRDNLEVDTFNHYVGVLIE; from the coding sequence ATGCGTCCCTTCCTAAGTGTTCTAATAATTGCTGCCCTAGGTCTGTCCGGCTCGGCATCGGCCCAGCTATTGCAACCCAAGCCCTCGGCTTTTACTCGTGCCGATTCTCTGCGCGGCAACATCGACAGCCCCCTGCGCACCTGCTACGACCTGAACTACTACCACCTCGACGTGCGCGTAGACCCCGCCAAACGTTTCCTGAGCGGTAGCAACCTGTTTCGGTTTACGGCCACGCGTGACTTCACGCGTCTGCAATTCGATCTGTTTGCCAACCTGGCGGTGGAGAAAGTAGAGTATAAAGGCAAGGTGGTGCCATTCACGCGCGAGGCAAATGCAGTGTTTGTCACCTTTCCGCAGCCTATCAAGCAGGGTAGCCGGGAAGAGTTTACAGTATACTACTCTGGACAACCTACTGTGGCCGAGCATGCGCCTTGGGATGGCGGCCTGGTATACGCACAGGATGCCGCCGGCAAACCCTGGGTAGCCTCGGCTTGCCAAGGGGTAGGGGCTAGTATCTGGTGGCCTACTAAAGACCAGCAGGCTGATGAGGTAGATAGCATGCTCATTAGCGTGACGGTGCCGAAGGGGCTAAAAGACATATCCAACGGCCGCCTGCGCAAAGTCACTACCCTAAAGGACGGCGCTACCCGCTTCGACTGGGCCGTGCGCAACCCCATCAACAACTACGATGTGGCCCTGAATGTGGGCGACTTCCAGCACTTCGGCGACACCTACCAGGGTGAGAAGGGCAAGCTGACGCTCGATTATTGGGTGCTGCCCGAAAACCTAACAAAGGCTAAAAAACAGTTTGCGGCCAATGTCAAGCCCATGCTGAAATCGATGGAAAGCTGGTTTGGCCCCTACCCTTTCTACGAAGACGGATATAAGCTCGTCGATGCGCCGCACCTGGGTATGGAGCACCAGAGCGCCGTGGCTTATGGCAACAAATACCTCAACGGCTACCTTGGCCAAGACCGCTCGGGTACGGGCTGGGGAAGCAAGTGGGATTTTATCATCATCCACGAAAGTGGGCACGAGTGGTTCGGCAACAACATCACCACCAAGGACATTGCCGACATGTGGGTGCACGAGTCATTCACTACCTATTCTGAGTCATTGTTTGTGGAAAGCCTGTTTGGCAAGCAAGCGGGGCAGGAATACCTGCATGGCCAGCGCCGCAACATTCAGAACGACAAGCCCATTATCGGTCCCTATGGTGTGAATACGGAAGGCTCCAGCGACATGTATGATAAGGGCGCCAACATGCTGAACATGCTGCGTACCATCCTCAACGATGACGCCAAATGGCGGCAATTGCTGCGTGGTTTGGGGCAGACGTTTTATCACCAAACCGTTACGACTCCACAAATCGTCAGTTATTTCAATCAGCAAATGGGCCGCGACCTCACGCCCGTTTTTGACCAATACCTGCGCCACGCCACCTTACCTGTGCTGGAACTGCGGATGACCGAAAATCAACTGTTGGCTCGCTGGATTGCCGATGCCCCTGATTTTACTATGCCTGTGCGAATCCGTACCAAGGGTAGTGAGTACCAATTCATCACGCCTACTACCCGTATGCAACCCGTGGCCCTACCCGGCGCCACCCGCGACAACCTAGAGGTAGACACATTCAATCACTATGTAGGCGTGCTGATCGAATAA
- a CDS encoding Crp/Fnr family transcriptional regulator, whose protein sequence is MAAPYKTAPTSCQNCPYLSQSLMGTCQKEELELISTSKISQCYKKGQTIFQTNNRLSGLYCIHQGKVKVSRISSDGKEQIMRLAQEGDALGYRSLMVGNVATTSAIALNDCVVCLIPRPDFFSVIKQNSQFSAALTTLLAKDLGRLEERMMHAAFKPVRGRLAEALLLLYELFRPATDTRFSIPITREDLAALTSTAKETASRLLSEFREEGLVATRGSRITVLNLEKLMHLSSLYE, encoded by the coding sequence ATGGCAGCACCCTATAAAACAGCTCCTACCAGCTGTCAGAATTGCCCGTATCTGAGTCAGTCCTTAATGGGCACGTGCCAGAAGGAAGAGCTGGAATTAATTTCTACCAGCAAAATATCACAGTGCTATAAGAAGGGCCAGACTATTTTTCAGACTAATAATCGTTTGTCTGGTCTGTACTGCATTCATCAGGGTAAGGTGAAAGTGTCTCGCATCAGCAGCGACGGCAAGGAACAGATTATGCGTCTGGCACAGGAGGGCGATGCTTTGGGCTACCGTTCTCTGATGGTCGGAAACGTGGCCACTACTTCCGCCATTGCCCTCAACGACTGTGTAGTTTGCCTTATCCCACGGCCCGATTTTTTCAGCGTTATCAAGCAAAATTCGCAGTTCTCAGCGGCGCTCACTACGTTGTTAGCCAAAGACTTGGGTAGGTTGGAAGAACGAATGATGCATGCCGCGTTCAAGCCTGTACGTGGTCGACTGGCCGAGGCATTACTACTGCTATACGAGCTGTTTCGGCCTGCTACCGACACGCGTTTCAGTATTCCCATCACGCGCGAAGACTTGGCTGCCCTAACGAGTACTGCCAAAGAAACGGCTAGCCGGCTCCTGTCGGAATTTAGAGAAGAAGGTCTAGTAGCAACCCGGGGTAGCCGCATCACCGTGTTGAACTTGGAAAAGCTCATGCACCTATCTTCACTCTACGAATAA
- a CDS encoding carboxypeptidase-like regulatory domain-containing protein yields MKLTASPFDPQTGELLPVYRDAYLNGDLSRSSARAVENYLRRDADVAHDTITRWQELQATDEVEVAPTWVQKQIQYIRAEPVRFRRRATSMVASAVLVGSMVFAGTSLPGVRTSNSTFSAVNETATAGATAEALASNTASMAAAASSKRMIMVQGRILNENGKPLPGATVMQPGSRQIAVTNAAGEYVLHVPVGTSSLKYGYGGYQDEEIKVSDASADVTLLPSEKTKRHWWSF; encoded by the coding sequence ATGAAACTTACCGCATCTCCCTTCGACCCCCAAACCGGTGAGCTGCTGCCGGTATATCGGGATGCTTATCTGAACGGCGACCTGAGCCGCTCTTCTGCCCGGGCCGTAGAAAACTATCTGCGTCGGGATGCCGACGTGGCGCACGATACCATTACGCGTTGGCAGGAACTGCAAGCCACCGACGAGGTGGAAGTTGCCCCTACCTGGGTACAAAAACAGATTCAATACATCCGGGCCGAGCCCGTACGTTTCCGGCGCCGTGCCACCTCTATGGTAGCTTCCGCCGTGCTAGTAGGCTCCATGGTGTTTGCCGGTACCAGCTTACCCGGTGTACGCACCAGCAACTCTACCTTTTCGGCTGTGAATGAAACAGCTACCGCCGGAGCCACTGCCGAGGCGCTGGCCAGCAACACTGCTTCTATGGCGGCCGCAGCATCGTCCAAGCGGATGATTATGGTACAGGGCCGTATCCTGAACGAAAACGGCAAGCCCCTACCCGGTGCTACCGTGATGCAGCCTGGCAGCCGCCAGATTGCCGTTACCAATGCCGCTGGCGAATATGTGCTGCACGTGCCAGTCGGCACCAGCTCGCTGAAATATGGCTACGGTGGCTACCAGGACGAAGAGATAAAAGTATCCGACGCCAGCGCCGACGTAACGCTGCTACCCAGCGAGAAAACCAAGCGCCACTGGTGGTCTTTCTAA
- a CDS encoding group III truncated hemoglobin translates to MATTTLPDIRTEGDIKTLVDSFCQHLYNDEVLAPAFNAMARIHWPYHLTSMYQYWSSTLLSGRTDVNSEAIPHNLVLPVTSPHFQRWVNLFYGTVAEHFSGSKAEEAKLKMMSMASRA, encoded by the coding sequence ATGGCTACTACCACTTTGCCCGACATCCGTACGGAAGGGGACATCAAGACCCTGGTCGACTCGTTTTGCCAGCACCTCTACAATGATGAGGTACTAGCCCCGGCTTTCAACGCCATGGCACGCATTCACTGGCCCTACCACCTTACCTCCATGTATCAGTACTGGAGCAGCACGTTGCTGAGTGGCAGAACGGATGTTAACAGTGAAGCTATTCCTCACAATTTGGTTCTACCCGTCACTAGCCCGCATTTTCAGCGTTGGGTGAATTTATTCTATGGTACAGTAGCCGAACATTTTTCCGGCTCAAAAGCGGAGGAAGCCAAACTGAAAATGATGAGCATGGCATCGCGTGCCTAG